From the genome of Planctomycetota bacterium:
CGCCGCCCGCGAGGACGGGGTCGTGTCCGCCCGTGGCGCGGCCCGGACAAGTTCTTCATACAGCGCCGGGTCGGTGGAGTACTTCACGAGCAGCAGGCACGACGGGCACCGGGCCGTCATGCTCAGCCCGCCCACCGCCGTCCCGCAGCGCACGCACACAGTGCCCTCCGGCACGCTGTCGGCCAGTCCGTCCCCCGCCGCCGCCTCGGGCTGGGGCACGTCGCTCTTTCGCTTCTGCGCGATCGTGCTCAGGCGGTCGTAGTACGTCGCGCCCGCCTGGGGCGTCGGGGTCGCGATTCCCGCGGCCTTGTTCGCGTGACGCTTCGCCACCATCGCCGCAAGGTCCGCTTCGCCCCGCGCACGGTTGGCCAGCATCGCGTCGACCTGCGCGAACGCGCCGTCGAGGGCCATGCGCAGGTGGCGCGCCGACTTCGTGCGGAACATCGTGTTTTTCGCGCACGCCCGCTCGATCACGTCCGCCAGCGCCGGGTGGATGGCCCGCACGGGGTCCAGGGGCATCTCCGCCCGCGCGTGCGCCTCGCGCAGCGCGCCCAGGTCGCCCTCGAAGGGCAGGTGCCCCGTGAGCAGTTCGTACATCATCACGCCCATCGCGTAGACGTCGGACCGGGGCGACACCGCCCGCTCGAACATCTCGGGGGCCATGTACTCGGGCGTGCCCGCGACGCCCTCGACGCGCGCCCCCTTCAGCGACGACACGGGCCGCGCGCACGCCAGGCCGAAGTCGGTCAGCACGGGCGCGCCGTTCTGGGCCAGGAGGATGTTCGCCGGCTTGATGTCCCGGTGCACGACCCCGTGCTCGTGCAGCACCGCGACGGCCTCGCACGCCGCCTCCAGCACCACGCGCGCCGCCGCCAACGGAAAGGGGGTCTGGGGCTCCATGACGTGGGCCAGCGTGGGCCCGTCGACGTACTCCATCACGATGAACGGGACGCCGGCGACGACGTCGGCGTTGAGCACCGGGTTGAGCCCCTCGTGCCGGAGCGCCGCCGCGGCCCGCGCCCCTTCCAGGAACATCGCGAAGTGCGGGTCATCGTCGCTGCAGACGGCGTTGAGCAGGAACTTGACGGCGACGTCCTGGTGCAGCATCTCGTGCCGCCCCAGCCACACGACGCCCATGCCGCCCTTGCCGATCTCGCGGACGAGGCTGACGCTGCCGAGGCGGGCGGGGATCTCGACCGGGGTCGGGGGTCCCTCCTCGGTGCCCGCCGCCGTCGCCCGCGTGGGCGTGCGGGT
Proteins encoded in this window:
- a CDS encoding serine/threonine-protein kinase codes for the protein MSAAETITMTRTPTRATAAGTEEGPPTPVEIPARLGSVSLVREIGKGGMGVVWLGRHEMLHQDVAVKFLLNAVCSDDDPHFAMFLEGARAAAALRHEGLNPVLNADVVAGVPFIVMEYVDGPTLAHVMEPQTPFPLAAARVVLEAACEAVAVLHEHGVVHRDIKPANILLAQNGAPVLTDFGLACARPVSSLKGARVEGVAGTPEYMAPEMFERAVSPRSDVYAMGVMMYELLTGHLPFEGDLGALREAHARAEMPLDPVRAIHPALADVIERACAKNTMFRTKSARHLRMALDGAFAQVDAMLANRARGEADLAAMVAKRHANKAAGIATPTPQAGATYYDRLSTIAQKRKSDVPQPEAAAGDGLADSVPEGTVCVRCGTAVGGLSMTARCPSCLLLVKYSTDPALYEELVRAAPRADTTPSSRAATPRNPEAERPPAPERDANSAEGGFLSRLWKRLGG